The Aureispira anguillae genome contains a region encoding:
- a CDS encoding NAD(P)-dependent alcohol dehydrogenase gives MTITKMNAIVCTQYGAPDVLQLQQVEKPIPKDNEVLIKIHAAAVTAADGFMRKGTPFFARFFIGLFKPKNPIPGTGFAGTVESMGKAVKTFSVGDQVFGETTLGFGANAEYVCVDAAGVIAHKPQNISYAAAATICDGPMTSLNFLKELANIQAGQTVLVNGASGSLGTAAVQLAKYFGAEVTGVCSRNNLELVQSLGADHVIDYTTTDFTQQNKHYDIIYDTVGKLSFSSCKKSLTTNGLYLSPVLSFSLLLNVMKTAIFGSKKAKFSATGALPTPALRILLQQVTELIQTEKIKSIIDKSYPLAQTAAAHQYVDKGHKKGNVVVVPEH, from the coding sequence ATGACTATTACCAAAATGAACGCCATTGTATGTACTCAATATGGAGCCCCCGATGTACTCCAGCTTCAACAAGTAGAAAAACCAATTCCTAAAGATAATGAAGTTTTAATAAAAATACACGCTGCTGCTGTAACGGCTGCTGATGGTTTTATGCGAAAAGGCACTCCTTTCTTTGCTCGTTTTTTTATAGGATTATTCAAACCTAAAAACCCCATTCCAGGAACAGGCTTTGCTGGAACCGTTGAATCTATGGGTAAAGCTGTCAAAACATTTAGCGTAGGCGATCAAGTATTTGGAGAAACAACGCTTGGTTTTGGTGCCAATGCGGAATATGTATGTGTGGATGCAGCAGGAGTCATTGCACATAAACCTCAAAACATAAGCTATGCCGCCGCTGCTACCATTTGTGATGGTCCTATGACCTCGCTAAACTTTCTAAAAGAGTTAGCCAATATACAAGCTGGTCAAACCGTTTTGGTTAATGGTGCTTCTGGAAGCTTGGGCACCGCAGCCGTTCAACTCGCCAAATATTTTGGAGCAGAAGTAACAGGAGTATGCAGTCGCAATAACCTAGAATTGGTACAATCCTTGGGCGCAGATCACGTAATTGACTACACAACCACTGATTTCACTCAACAAAATAAACACTACGACATTATTTATGATACCGTAGGTAAGCTTTCATTTTCTAGCTGTAAAAAATCGTTAACAACTAATGGACTGTACCTTTCTCCTGTTCTTAGTTTTTCATTACTGCTAAACGTTATGAAAACGGCTATATTTGGAAGCAAAAAGGCAAAATTTTCAGCAACAGGAGCACTTCCTACCCCAGCCTTACGAATACTTCTTCAACAGGTAACGGAATTGATTCAGACGGAAAAAATAAAATCTATTATAGACAAATCTTACCCCTTAGCGCAAACAGCAGCAGCTCATCAGTATGTTGACAAAGGGCATAAAAAGGGAAATGTGGTGGTGGTTCCTGAGCATTGA
- a CDS encoding glycosyltransferase family 87 protein — translation MNRKYLIIFILPLIYIVTKAYSMGNDINVYLHASEQLSRGENIYSNNLYNRYLYSPLFALLLRPFSILPYEWGRVIWALVNTLAALRCWKILRNILEKELDIDRASLNRWSWGVLLLSAGFFNNNLILGQITIFIVWLTLEGVYQILIKEKNWLGSTLLALGINIKIMPILCLYYLFFKFKWAAVLMTTFLVVVSLFLPALFIGNNYNNELLVNWKNQINPSGERYVFEADNSCHSLNALLPGYFYDFGQEEDNHLYGLKRKIALFSYDSLLLILQLSRFLLLLSVLRLIFYTSKRQKHRSLYFFWEISYLMLVSFLLFPHQLKYAMMYFVPAGSYMIMYILFVHQAQTEAPWGKKMIAILAFVLMAALAIMGRDIIGDVLINIADYYHVMGIITIVFLLLLNKIEPDDLIHLNNSTKKTTAA, via the coding sequence ATGAATCGAAAATACCTAATCATTTTTATCCTCCCACTTATTTATATTGTAACCAAAGCGTATAGTATGGGAAATGATATTAATGTCTATTTGCATGCATCCGAGCAACTCAGTAGAGGGGAGAATATATACAGTAACAATCTTTACAATAGATACCTGTATAGCCCTTTATTTGCATTGCTGCTTAGACCATTTTCAATATTGCCCTACGAATGGGGGCGTGTTATTTGGGCTTTGGTCAATACTTTGGCTGCCTTGCGCTGTTGGAAAATACTAAGGAATATTCTAGAGAAAGAATTGGATATAGATAGGGCTAGTTTAAATCGCTGGTCTTGGGGTGTTTTATTACTTTCTGCTGGCTTTTTTAACAACAATCTAATTCTAGGTCAGATCACCATTTTTATTGTGTGGTTAACCCTAGAAGGAGTCTATCAGATCTTAATCAAGGAAAAAAATTGGCTAGGCAGCACGCTTCTTGCGTTAGGAATTAATATAAAGATAATGCCCATATTATGTTTGTACTACTTGTTCTTTAAATTTAAATGGGCGGCTGTTCTAATGACCACATTTTTAGTAGTTGTTAGTTTGTTTTTACCAGCCTTATTTATTGGCAATAATTATAACAATGAATTATTGGTGAATTGGAAAAACCAAATTAACCCATCAGGAGAGCGCTATGTTTTTGAAGCAGACAACAGTTGTCATTCGCTCAATGCACTTTTACCAGGTTATTTTTACGATTTTGGGCAGGAAGAGGATAACCATCTATATGGTTTGAAAAGAAAGATTGCCTTATTTTCTTATGATAGCTTATTGCTCATTTTACAACTTAGTAGATTTTTATTGCTTCTTTCAGTGTTGAGGTTGATCTTTTATACCTCCAAGCGACAAAAACATCGATCGTTATATTTCTTTTGGGAAATCTCGTACTTAATGTTAGTCTCATTCCTTTTATTTCCTCATCAGCTTAAATATGCAATGATGTACTTTGTACCTGCGGGATCTTATATGATTATGTATATACTATTCGTACACCAAGCACAAACAGAAGCACCTTGGGGGAAAAAAATGATTGCTATTTTAGCCTTTGTCTTGATGGCTGCATTAGCTATAATGGGGCGAGATATTATTGGGGATGTATTGATTAATATTGCAGACTATTATCATGTCATGGGAATTATTACGATTGTCTTTTTATTGCTATTAAATAAAATAGAACCTGATGATTTAATCCATTTAAATAATTCCACAAAAAAAACTACAGCAGCTTAA
- a CDS encoding helix-turn-helix domain-containing protein, protein MRIKPAKSIAVLPFVNMSSNKENEYFSDGMTEEIINALAKIKRLKVTSRTSSFFFKNKNIPIPQIGQQLNVSTILEGSVRLSGNKMRITAQLIDVSDDFHFWSDTFDRSIDDIFAVQDEISLLIADKLREHIGHFEIEDHLVDQLDIPIETYQLYLKGRFHLMKLNLPGTLKGIDILKEVIAAQPNFPLAYLGINQGYTFIGTMGLIPAHEAFAKARPFLEKAIELDENLPESQLNLSWICCWQKWDLEAAYRHINKALNIRPADHIYLTMASVLSVEGKFEAAFNYIDKALQLDPFSAINHHFKGFIFYLQEKFEQAIPHFEKSLQLQADLTILQAEWGRSLLLMGRLSEGLAFYQNLPDDNSGSLTKLEGLTLAYAALGDLEQAALGIKELEAALETAAMGNALISLILCKTMLDKKEEAIQLMEQGLKLRLPMLLLLYTEPLLKPLRSMPRFQALMQEILGKKTSFGLSKRKYKKSLFNKTSLAQYQQQLEKLMQEKQPYLDPDLTLRSLAQMLNIPPNQLSQLLNEGFDKNFAAYVNSYRIESFKSKAANPNLRHLTILALAYESGFNSKTVFNTFFKKKMGITPKAYWKTLTQ, encoded by the coding sequence ATGCGTATCAAACCAGCCAAGTCTATTGCTGTACTTCCTTTTGTTAACATGAGTTCAAACAAAGAGAACGAATATTTTAGCGATGGAATGACAGAGGAAATCATCAATGCTCTAGCCAAGATCAAACGGCTAAAAGTTACCTCAAGGACTTCTTCTTTTTTCTTCAAAAATAAAAATATTCCAATCCCTCAAATTGGTCAACAGCTTAATGTTTCGACAATTCTGGAAGGTAGCGTTCGCTTGTCGGGCAATAAAATGCGCATTACTGCACAATTAATTGATGTTTCAGACGATTTTCATTTTTGGTCCGATACCTTTGATCGATCCATCGATGACATTTTTGCGGTTCAAGATGAAATTAGTCTGTTAATTGCGGATAAATTACGGGAACATATCGGACATTTTGAGATAGAAGATCACTTGGTTGATCAGCTTGATATTCCCATTGAAACCTACCAACTCTATCTAAAAGGTCGGTTTCATTTGATGAAATTAAACTTGCCTGGCACGCTAAAAGGGATTGACATTTTGAAAGAAGTAATTGCTGCACAGCCCAATTTCCCGCTGGCTTACTTGGGCATCAATCAAGGTTATACCTTTATTGGCACAATGGGATTAATCCCTGCTCACGAAGCCTTTGCCAAAGCAAGACCTTTTCTGGAGAAAGCAATTGAACTCGATGAAAATTTACCAGAATCTCAATTGAACCTTTCTTGGATTTGCTGCTGGCAAAAGTGGGACTTGGAAGCGGCTTATCGGCATATAAACAAGGCCCTAAACATACGCCCAGCAGATCATATTTATCTAACAATGGCTAGTGTTTTATCGGTTGAAGGGAAATTCGAAGCGGCCTTCAATTATATTGACAAAGCCCTTCAACTTGATCCATTTTCGGCTATTAATCATCATTTTAAAGGCTTTATTTTTTATTTACAAGAAAAATTTGAACAAGCCATTCCCCATTTTGAAAAAAGTCTTCAATTGCAAGCTGACCTAACCATCCTACAAGCTGAATGGGGACGCAGCCTGTTGCTAATGGGGCGTTTGTCTGAAGGGTTGGCGTTTTATCAAAACCTTCCTGATGACAATTCAGGGAGTTTGACTAAATTGGAAGGACTGACATTAGCCTATGCAGCATTGGGCGATTTAGAACAGGCGGCTTTAGGTATAAAAGAATTAGAGGCAGCCTTAGAAACTGCCGCTATGGGAAATGCATTAATCTCTTTAATTCTATGCAAAACCATGTTGGACAAAAAGGAAGAAGCCATTCAGCTAATGGAACAAGGGCTTAAGCTTCGTTTGCCAATGTTATTGCTGTTGTATACAGAACCACTGCTCAAGCCTCTTCGTTCAATGCCTCGCTTTCAAGCCTTGATGCAAGAAATTTTGGGCAAAAAAACAAGTTTTGGGCTTTCCAAAAGAAAGTACAAAAAGTCCTTATTCAATAAAACAAGTTTAGCACAGTACCAGCAACAACTAGAAAAGTTAATGCAAGAAAAACAGCCTTACCTTGATCCTGATTTGACGCTTCGAAGCTTGGCTCAAATGTTAAACATTCCCCCCAATCAACTATCACAGTTGCTCAATGAAGGTTTTGACAAAAATTTTGCAGCTTATGTTAATTCTTATCGAATAGAAAGTTTTAAATCCAAAGCGGCTAATCCCAACTTACGCCATTTGACCATTCTAGCACTGGCTTATGAAAGTGGTTTTAATTCTAAAACTGTTTTTAATACTTTCTTTAAGAAAAAAATGGGCATTACGCCTAAAGCTTATTGGAAAACACTCACTCAATAA
- a CDS encoding TonB-dependent receptor: MKLYLNGLLILTFLLMSQFTMAQKGGIRGTVFDKTTGDPMIGATVYLEGTEHAAATTIDGDYNISGVPVGEYVLKVMFLGYDSISMELSIGRKMINQNILMEESSSEIDIVQVDAKKTAAQNDVLVSVTRITPKEINRIPAAGGEADFAQYLQVIPGIVSTGDQGGQLYIRGGAPVQNRVLLDGMTLFNAFHSIGFFSVFETDIIRSADVYTGGFSAKYGGRSSAVVDIKTREGNKTRFAGMINVNPFVAKGLFEGPIARLSEDDGSSISFLVTLKHSYLGQTSPMLYSYANEAGTLPYNFTDGHAKISFNLANGSRINVFGFYHSDEVHYPDLAAYDWNAGGGGVDFRIVPGGAQLALNGTIAYSTYGANFNELGNLAKVRNSNVGSFNGNLNVSYYLPKSRVINFGVEINSLTTSFEYSTGSNTAVTQGNKDAPQTNIEAAIFAHFQGRFGTVVIEPSIRMQAYASLGEVAVEPRLGLKWNITDYLRFKAAGGLYSQNLISSVDERDVVNLFVGFLGAPDDGVYRLSVNDNGDRTYTKTKSRLQTSIHAIAGFEVDITKYVTLNVEPYYKFFPQIVSLNRNRAASDVGKNFLAETGHAYGVDFSATFEKDQLYLYTAYSLGYVTRDDGVQTFFAHFDRRHNVNFVGSYKFRIGKIKPASEDDKIKKRTEYPFEIGVRWNLGTGFPFTRTQGFYANQTFSGGISTNYLTDNTNPNTTLGVIYEDEINQGRLPVYHRLDFSIKYTIDLVKHMKLTLGASVTNLYNRENIFYFDRIEYKRINQLPIMPALNVNLKF, translated from the coding sequence ATGAAGTTATATCTTAATGGGCTGTTAATCCTAACATTCCTATTGATGAGCCAGTTCACAATGGCTCAAAAAGGTGGTATCCGAGGGACTGTTTTTGACAAAACAACTGGTGATCCTATGATTGGGGCTACAGTATACTTAGAAGGAACAGAACATGCAGCGGCCACAACCATTGATGGAGATTACAACATTTCTGGTGTACCTGTTGGGGAATATGTTTTAAAAGTTATGTTTTTGGGGTATGACTCTATCTCAATGGAATTGTCTATAGGAAGAAAGATGATTAACCAAAACATATTGATGGAAGAATCTTCTTCGGAAATTGATATTGTACAGGTAGATGCAAAAAAAACAGCAGCTCAAAATGATGTATTGGTCTCTGTTACTCGTATAACTCCCAAGGAAATTAATAGAATTCCTGCTGCGGGTGGAGAAGCTGATTTTGCACAATATTTACAAGTTATACCAGGGATTGTTTCTACTGGAGATCAAGGAGGACAATTATATATTCGTGGTGGTGCTCCTGTTCAAAATAGGGTGTTGCTAGATGGAATGACCTTATTTAATGCCTTTCACTCTATTGGCTTTTTCTCTGTTTTTGAAACCGATATTATTCGTAGTGCAGACGTATACACAGGAGGCTTTAGCGCCAAGTATGGTGGTCGATCTTCCGCAGTAGTAGACATCAAAACACGTGAAGGAAACAAAACACGTTTTGCTGGGATGATTAACGTTAACCCTTTTGTAGCCAAGGGGCTTTTTGAAGGACCAATTGCTCGATTGAGTGAAGACGATGGATCTAGTATTTCTTTCTTGGTAACGCTTAAGCACTCTTATTTAGGACAAACGTCTCCTATGTTGTATAGTTATGCGAACGAAGCAGGAACCTTACCTTATAATTTTACCGATGGTCATGCTAAAATTTCGTTTAATTTAGCGAATGGTAGCCGTATTAATGTATTTGGTTTTTATCATTCAGATGAAGTTCATTATCCTGATTTGGCAGCTTATGATTGGAATGCAGGAGGTGGAGGAGTCGATTTTAGAATTGTTCCAGGTGGGGCACAATTGGCTTTAAATGGCACAATTGCTTATTCTACTTATGGCGCCAATTTTAATGAGTTGGGCAACTTGGCTAAGGTGCGCAATAGTAATGTTGGAAGTTTTAATGGAAATTTGAATGTGAGTTACTATTTGCCCAAATCAAGAGTTATTAATTTTGGTGTAGAAATTAACAGTTTAACAACTTCTTTTGAATATTCTACAGGTAGTAATACAGCGGTTACACAAGGAAATAAAGACGCTCCTCAAACCAATATTGAAGCAGCTATCTTTGCGCATTTCCAAGGGCGTTTTGGAACAGTTGTTATTGAGCCAAGTATTCGTATGCAAGCTTATGCTTCTTTGGGAGAGGTAGCAGTAGAACCTCGTTTGGGACTCAAGTGGAACATTACGGATTATTTGCGTTTTAAAGCTGCGGGAGGTTTGTATTCTCAGAACTTGATCTCTTCTGTTGACGAACGAGATGTTGTAAATTTATTTGTTGGTTTCTTAGGTGCTCCTGATGATGGGGTTTATCGTTTGAGTGTGAATGATAATGGTGATCGTACCTATACGAAAACAAAGAGTCGTCTACAAACTTCTATTCATGCTATTGCAGGGTTTGAAGTAGACATTACCAAATATGTTACCTTGAATGTGGAGCCTTATTATAAATTCTTCCCACAGATTGTTTCTTTGAATAGAAATAGAGCTGCATCTGATGTCGGTAAGAATTTCTTAGCAGAAACAGGACATGCTTATGGGGTAGATTTTTCTGCTACTTTTGAAAAAGATCAATTATATCTTTATACGGCTTATTCTTTGGGATATGTAACTAGAGATGATGGAGTACAAACATTTTTTGCGCATTTTGATCGTCGTCACAATGTCAATTTTGTTGGTTCGTATAAGTTTAGAATTGGAAAAATTAAGCCAGCATCAGAGGATGATAAAATCAAAAAACGCACAGAATATCCTTTTGAAATAGGAGTACGTTGGAACTTGGGAACTGGTTTTCCTTTTACTCGTACTCAAGGATTCTATGCGAATCAAACGTTCAGTGGAGGAATTAGCACCAACTATCTAACCGACAATACAAATCCCAACACTACTTTAGGCGTTATTTATGAAGATGAAATCAATCAAGGAAGGTTGCCTGTTTATCATCGATTAGATTTTTCTATTAAGTATACAATTGACCTAGTTAAGCACATGAAATTAACGCTTGGTGCGAGTGTCACAAATCTTTACAATAGAGAAAATATATTCTATTTTGATCGTATAGAATACAAGCGAATCAACCAACTTCCAATTATGCCTGCTTTAAATGTAAATTTAAAATTCTAG
- a CDS encoding OmpA family protein, which produces MKKLFLGCFLMLCCATFSFGQEEAIMDSMEVFFKLDKANLLDESTEAITAAFEKNKERILKVRVAGHTCDLGSDNYNMGLSEKRANAAFEFVKTLGDAYQEKTELFFYGEKEQKYDEREPNRRVHVLFYLEDDDRDTLIKKDCAEAFIEKGTYKPTKTKKSSFELKYFNNSKTLKANNISINDTEGRKLYFNSIVFFKASFEGAELAAKKAVKIKLPLVNEHKDGYTFYEGQDQGGQIVWKNTGKPCQLTDGADCKTYDFDWMNSGFCACAMQRECEEDCNPRAFSEVSRPDLTAANVRYSAEKTICEFEEGTYANLDGVTVIDDNNKEEDLDVCEQFEYGITTDDWFPNRHNMADKKNIIVKSEAAPAGKTTRLYIPKTSVEDLKEPIVLVGDRHAKGYAKYADNVVRPTDCLGSVNCEYLVYDVPSTGVYKVGDWDKDATKPKKEEKWILKVRLLKESVVFVGNKTTGEVYKAKNATRKNKTRPKEYTIYGCENVGDLVVYVQNSTKKNFKLYQEVKLTDLKYKKAANMYVMRRVKFTKCQDFSEAQFTNCK; this is translated from the coding sequence ATGAAGAAGTTATTTTTAGGCTGTTTCCTAATGCTTTGTTGCGCTACCTTTTCTTTTGGTCAAGAGGAAGCCATCATGGACAGTATGGAAGTATTCTTTAAGTTAGACAAGGCTAACTTGTTGGATGAGAGTACAGAAGCTATTACTGCAGCTTTTGAAAAAAACAAAGAAAGAATACTAAAAGTTCGCGTTGCAGGGCACACTTGCGATTTAGGATCTGATAATTATAACATGGGACTTTCAGAGAAACGTGCTAATGCAGCTTTTGAATTTGTAAAAACATTGGGAGATGCTTACCAAGAAAAAACAGAGTTGTTCTTTTATGGTGAGAAAGAGCAAAAATATGATGAAAGAGAGCCTAACCGTCGTGTTCATGTCTTGTTTTACTTAGAAGATGATGACAGAGATACACTCATCAAAAAAGATTGTGCAGAGGCATTCATCGAAAAAGGAACTTATAAGCCTACCAAAACAAAAAAATCTAGCTTTGAATTGAAGTATTTTAACAATAGCAAAACGCTAAAAGCTAACAATATTTCTATCAATGATACAGAAGGACGTAAGTTATACTTTAACTCTATTGTATTCTTCAAAGCTTCTTTTGAAGGAGCTGAATTGGCAGCAAAGAAAGCCGTAAAAATCAAATTGCCATTAGTGAATGAACATAAAGATGGGTATACCTTCTATGAAGGTCAAGATCAAGGTGGTCAAATTGTTTGGAAAAATACGGGGAAACCATGTCAATTGACAGATGGTGCAGATTGCAAAACGTATGATTTTGATTGGATGAACAGTGGTTTTTGTGCTTGTGCTATGCAAAGAGAATGCGAAGAGGATTGTAATCCACGTGCTTTTTCAGAAGTTAGTAGACCTGATTTGACAGCAGCTAATGTTCGTTATAGCGCAGAAAAAACAATTTGTGAGTTTGAAGAAGGTACTTACGCAAATCTAGATGGTGTTACAGTTATTGACGATAACAACAAAGAAGAAGATTTAGACGTTTGTGAGCAATTTGAGTATGGTATTACTACAGATGATTGGTTCCCTAACAGACACAACATGGCAGACAAAAAAAATATTATTGTAAAATCTGAGGCTGCTCCTGCTGGTAAAACTACTCGTTTGTATATTCCTAAAACTTCTGTAGAAGATCTAAAAGAACCTATTGTTTTGGTTGGAGACAGACATGCTAAAGGATATGCTAAATATGCTGACAATGTAGTACGCCCTACAGATTGTTTGGGATCTGTTAATTGCGAATACCTTGTTTACGATGTGCCATCAACTGGTGTTTACAAAGTAGGAGACTGGGACAAAGATGCTACCAAACCTAAGAAAGAAGAGAAATGGATTTTAAAAGTTCGTTTGCTTAAAGAATCAGTAGTATTTGTTGGTAACAAAACTACAGGTGAGGTTTATAAAGCTAAAAATGCAACTCGCAAAAACAAAACAAGACCAAAAGAATACACAATTTATGGTTGTGAAAACGTAGGAGATTTGGTTGTTTATGTACAAAATTCTACTAAGAAGAACTTCAAATTATACCAAGAAGTTAAGCTTACTGACTTGAAGTACAAAAAAGCAGCTAACATGTATGTAATGAGAAGAGTGAAATTTACTAAATGTCAAGATTTTAGTGAAGCACAATTTACAAACTGTAAATAG
- a CDS encoding C2 family cysteine protease, translating to MSDSLKQLKAFLRKAKKEAKRYKKLFEDDGTIDPDEQKQLDEIFKKIETIERKLAQEIIGKRNKPIESGQIFRIKKAVLQQYKEEAERYLYYNHGILLNWNSDGSPSPSIGNKYSSTEEGIWFIIYSKEMEMNHKIGGAEFSRVLRRYRELEAAIRHGNIQENTASSLTNSSDLEQLKKLRELLETPKGGLNDIYDHIIRDQELKNHYKKQIERIRNDWKEDGRMIQLEQEVTKRLEQVLEREQDSPCMDENPEPLPEHADNSSWNNSPLPLAKLGNGDCEAVELNDIDQGQTGDCYLLSSMGALAKSNPNLFDGKNEDSIVQKEGDNYVVTFYPRLNRASKERTKVNITVSPEVLTDRTGRPLYQGLADGELWAVVVEKAYAQLLGGYDNIEGGTPTEALATLTGKEAKTIDPTFYQKEDLMARLLEALDKKQPVIFSSSGKDENPIQIPLPNTTDATQILFEGHAYTLDRVQNDSIFLYNPHGQQHLEISPSQVRTYFNHLSIQE from the coding sequence ATGAGTGATAGCCTAAAACAATTAAAAGCATTTTTAAGGAAAGCCAAAAAAGAAGCTAAACGCTATAAAAAGCTTTTTGAAGATGATGGGACAATTGATCCTGATGAGCAAAAGCAACTGGATGAAATTTTCAAAAAGATAGAAACAATAGAAAGGAAACTTGCTCAGGAAATTATTGGAAAAAGAAATAAACCTATTGAGAGTGGACAAATCTTTAGAATAAAAAAAGCAGTACTGCAACAATACAAAGAGGAGGCAGAACGATACCTGTATTACAATCATGGTATTCTCTTAAACTGGAATAGTGATGGCTCGCCCTCTCCTTCTATTGGGAATAAATATAGTTCTACAGAGGAAGGAATATGGTTTATTATCTACTCCAAAGAAATGGAGATGAACCATAAAATAGGAGGAGCAGAATTTAGTCGTGTCCTAAGGAGATATAGGGAATTGGAAGCCGCAATACGGCATGGAAACATCCAAGAAAATACAGCCAGTTCTCTTACCAATAGTAGTGATCTAGAACAACTAAAAAAGCTTAGAGAACTATTAGAAACCCCCAAAGGGGGATTAAATGATATTTATGACCACATTATTCGTGATCAAGAACTAAAGAATCATTATAAAAAGCAAATCGAAAGAATACGCAATGATTGGAAAGAAGATGGTAGAATGATACAGCTAGAACAAGAAGTAACAAAAAGATTGGAACAAGTGCTTGAGAGGGAACAAGATTCTCCTTGTATGGATGAGAACCCAGAGCCTCTACCAGAACATGCAGACAACAGTTCTTGGAATAATAGCCCATTACCTCTAGCTAAGCTTGGGAATGGAGATTGTGAAGCCGTTGAATTAAATGATATAGATCAAGGACAAACAGGCGATTGTTATTTACTTTCTTCTATGGGAGCATTGGCTAAAAGCAATCCTAACTTATTTGATGGGAAAAATGAGGATAGTATTGTCCAGAAAGAGGGGGACAATTATGTCGTGACCTTTTATCCTAGATTAAATAGAGCTTCAAAAGAAAGAACAAAGGTCAATATTACAGTAAGTCCTGAAGTGCTGACAGATAGGACTGGTCGTCCTTTATATCAGGGGCTGGCAGATGGCGAACTTTGGGCAGTTGTTGTAGAAAAGGCTTATGCTCAACTATTGGGAGGCTATGATAATATAGAAGGAGGAACGCCTACAGAAGCCCTAGCCACTCTAACGGGCAAAGAGGCTAAAACAATAGATCCTACATTTTATCAAAAGGAGGATTTGATGGCACGATTATTAGAAGCTTTAGACAAAAAGCAGCCTGTGATTTTTTCTTCTAGCGGCAAGGATGAAAATCCTATTCAAATTCCACTACCCAATACAACAGATGCTACTCAAATCTTATTTGAAGGACATGCCTACACCTTAGATAGGGTACAGAATGATTCTATTTTCTTGTACAATCCTCATGGGCAGCAGCATCTAGAAATCAGCCCTAGTCAGGTCAGAACGTATTTTAATCACCTTAGTATCCAAGAATAA